In the genome of Rhodoplanes sp. Z2-YC6860, one region contains:
- the pheS gene encoding phenylalanine--tRNA ligase subunit alpha: MTDIAILETEISTAIAGAPDEAALEAVRVAALGKSGSVTALLKTLGGLSPDERKVQGPAINGLKDRVNAALNARKEGFKGAALDAKLATETVDVTLPVREAPAELGRVHPISQVIDELTAIFADMGFAVAEGPDIETDDYNFTKLNFPEGHPAREMHDTFYFNPKPDGSRLLLRTHTSPVQVRTMLKQKPPIRVIIPGRTYRSDSDQTHTPMFHQVEGLVIDKTAHLGHLKWILEEFCKAFFEVDNVKMRFRPSFFPFTEPSLEVDIQCKRDKGEVRFGEGDDWLEILGCGMVHPNVLRNCGLNPDEVQGFAWGMGIDRIAMLKYGMPDLRPFFEADVRWLSHYGFRPLDFPTLAGGLSA, from the coding sequence ATGACCGACATTGCCATCCTGGAAACTGAGATTTCGACCGCTATCGCGGGCGCGCCCGACGAAGCCGCGCTCGAAGCCGTGCGCGTCGCGGCGCTGGGCAAGAGCGGCTCGGTGACCGCGCTCTTGAAAACCCTTGGAGGCCTGAGCCCGGACGAGCGCAAGGTCCAGGGACCGGCCATCAACGGCCTGAAGGACCGGGTCAACGCGGCGCTCAACGCCCGGAAGGAAGGCTTCAAGGGCGCAGCCCTCGACGCCAAGCTCGCGACCGAAACCGTCGACGTGACGCTGCCGGTGCGCGAGGCGCCGGCGGAGCTCGGCCGCGTCCATCCGATCAGCCAGGTGATCGACGAGCTGACCGCGATCTTCGCCGACATGGGCTTCGCGGTCGCCGAGGGGCCGGACATCGAGACCGACGACTACAACTTCACCAAGCTGAACTTCCCCGAGGGCCATCCGGCCCGCGAGATGCACGACACGTTCTATTTCAATCCGAAGCCCGACGGCTCACGGCTGCTGCTTCGCACCCACACCTCGCCGGTGCAGGTGCGCACCATGCTGAAGCAGAAGCCGCCGATCCGCGTCATCATTCCGGGCCGGACGTATCGCAGCGATTCCGATCAAACGCACACGCCGATGTTCCATCAGGTCGAGGGGCTTGTGATCGACAAGACCGCGCACCTCGGCCATCTCAAATGGATTCTCGAAGAGTTCTGCAAAGCGTTCTTCGAAGTCGACAACGTGAAGATGCGCTTCCGGCCGTCGTTCTTCCCGTTCACCGAGCCGTCCCTCGAAGTCGACATCCAGTGCAAACGCGACAAGGGCGAGGTGCGTTTCGGCGAAGGCGACGACTGGCTCGAGATTCTCGGCTGCGGCATGGTGCATCCGAACGTGCTGCGCAATTGCGGGCTCAATCCCGACGAGGTGCAGGGCTTTGCCTGGGGCATGGGGATCGACCGCATCGCCATGCTGAAAT